The Candidatus Latescibacter sp. genome includes a region encoding these proteins:
- a CDS encoding glycosyltransferase, with the protein MSFPNGKSIVSVKHTYFESAGTPEAEMVRFLKGKAASILSIRHPFHDAVQIPLNTKAVEYGPDGNVTRETTAPAVHGNALLFYLKDLILSVYYVIRSGKKYDLYVGSDNLNSLAGIVLRMLGRVRRVAFYVIDFTPARFPGRLMNAVYQAINKICCYHADVIWNVSPAMTEGRERIGIRASLSAPQITVPLGCDFRKIQMAGGGVRDPRVIVYFGALREEHGPGLILEALPAILEKIPDARVVLAGGGELREKLENRAHELGLADRVWFTGFISSDEEVYRILLECGLALATYPPEDGTYKRYCDPGKVKIYLACGLPVLITDVPAVAREIAERGAGAIVEYDPKNLAEAVTGILLNPAEQEVMRERALALAAEYDWDAIWERTFGEMEKLFTSPKG; encoded by the coding sequence ATGTCCTTCCCCAACGGAAAATCCATCGTATCGGTCAAACATACCTATTTCGAGTCCGCGGGCACTCCCGAGGCTGAAATGGTGCGCTTCCTGAAAGGGAAGGCCGCCTCGATTCTCTCCATCCGTCACCCTTTTCACGATGCGGTGCAGATTCCGCTGAACACCAAAGCGGTCGAATACGGCCCGGACGGAAATGTCACCCGTGAGACAACCGCTCCGGCGGTGCATGGGAATGCCTTGCTTTTTTATCTGAAAGACCTTATTCTTTCCGTATATTATGTCATCCGGAGCGGGAAGAAATACGATCTCTATGTCGGCTCGGACAACCTTAACTCGCTTGCAGGCATCGTGCTCCGAATGCTCGGCAGGGTGAGGCGCGTGGCGTTCTATGTCATTGATTTCACCCCGGCGCGTTTTCCGGGAAGGCTGATGAACGCCGTTTACCAGGCGATCAATAAAATCTGCTGTTATCACGCCGATGTGATATGGAATGTTTCTCCGGCGATGACCGAAGGCCGTGAGCGAATAGGGATTCGGGCATCCCTTTCGGCGCCGCAGATCACTGTGCCGCTGGGCTGCGATTTCAGGAAAATTCAGATGGCAGGCGGCGGGGTGCGGGACCCCCGCGTAATCGTCTATTTCGGCGCGCTCCGTGAGGAGCACGGCCCCGGTCTTATCCTGGAGGCTCTCCCCGCCATACTGGAGAAAATCCCGGATGCCCGTGTGGTGTTAGCTGGCGGCGGGGAACTGCGGGAAAAGCTTGAAAACCGCGCCCATGAGTTGGGACTGGCTGACCGGGTATGGTTCACAGGATTTATTTCTTCCGATGAGGAGGTATACCGCATTCTATTAGAATGTGGGCTTGCGCTGGCTACCTATCCGCCCGAGGATGGAACCTACAAGCGATACTGCGACCCCGGCAAGGTCAAGATATACCTTGCTTGCGGCCTGCCGGTGCTGATTACCGATGTTCCCGCAGTCGCCCGTGAGATCGCCGAAAGGGGCGCCGGAGCGATTGTTGAATATGACCCAAAAAACCTGGCAGAGGCGGTTACCGGTATTCTCCTGAATCCGGCGGAGCAGGAAGTCATGCGGGAAAGAGCGCTGGCCCTGGCCGCCGAATACGACTGGGATGCCATTTGGGAGCGGACATTCGGAGAGATGGAGAAACTCTTCACCTCTCCAAAAGGATGA
- a CDS encoding glycosyltransferase family 2 protein, translating into MKKISVVIPLYNERESLEELHGEIVASLAPMQEDYEIVFVDDGSTDGSFEILSRLRNQDSRVKVIRFLANSGKAAALQAGFDAAEGEFIITMDADLQDDPSEFPALIAALNGGLDLVSGWKKDRCDPLSKTAPSKFYNMVVRYFSKLKLHDFNCGLKAYRREVVQSFRVYGELHRYIPVLAKFNGFRVGEIPVCHHPRKYGSSKYGMKRFIAGFLDLLTVILLTRYTSKPLHFFGSVGLVFCFIGGIINLYIVVLFVKSGFLNIQGRQPLLVGGVFLFLLGVQFISTGLLAELITHSRMEKQSTYRIDPASGP; encoded by the coding sequence ATGAAAAAAATATCGGTCGTCATCCCCCTCTACAACGAGCGGGAGAGTCTTGAAGAGCTCCACGGAGAAATTGTCGCTTCTCTTGCCCCGATGCAGGAGGACTACGAGATCGTGTTTGTGGATGACGGCTCCACCGACGGCTCGTTTGAAATACTCTCTCGGCTCCGCAATCAGGACAGCCGGGTGAAAGTCATACGGTTCCTGGCGAATTCAGGGAAAGCCGCCGCGCTCCAGGCCGGATTTGACGCCGCCGAAGGGGAGTTCATCATTACCATGGATGCCGACCTTCAGGATGACCCATCGGAATTTCCCGCGCTTATCGCTGCTCTCAATGGCGGCCTGGACCTGGTTTCCGGCTGGAAGAAAGACCGCTGCGATCCTCTTTCCAAAACAGCGCCCTCAAAATTCTACAACATGGTGGTCCGGTATTTCAGCAAACTCAAGCTTCATGATTTCAACTGCGGGCTGAAAGCCTATCGCCGCGAGGTGGTGCAATCCTTCCGAGTCTATGGCGAGCTGCACCGCTATATTCCGGTGTTGGCCAAATTCAACGGCTTTCGGGTGGGGGAGATTCCGGTCTGCCATCATCCCCGCAAGTACGGTTCCTCCAAGTACGGGATGAAGAGGTTCATTGCCGGTTTTCTCGACCTTCTCACCGTGATTCTGCTCACCCGGTACACCTCCAAACCGCTGCACTTCTTCGGCTCGGTCGGGCTGGTGTTCTGTTTTATCGGAGGGATCATCAACCTCTATATCGTAGTGCTTTTTGTCAAAAGCGGATTCCTTAACATCCAGGGGAGACAGCCGCTCCTTGTCGGCGGCGTTTTCCTCTTCCTGCTCGGTGTGCAGTTCATTTCGACCGGGCTTCTTGCGGAGCTTATCACGCACAGCAGGATGGAAAAACAGAGCACCTACCGTATCGATCCGGCATCCGGCCCATGA